A genome region from Syntrophorhabdaceae bacterium includes the following:
- a CDS encoding molybdenum cofactor guanylyltransferase: protein MSFTGESKGDRLIAMNCGCAILAGGRSVRMGRDKATAQFHGAPLVKEVYDRVREVFDDIMVVSSVHGAIEGVDAPLVRDILPIQSPMVGIATALIHSARPRVFVVACDMPFLSVEAIRCIVAEARGEDITIPMAEGYYQPLHAMYARSCLAPLLRLIGLNQLKVSGILPYVSVKTVSDRPCFYTEKGSLVFSNINTPEELARGNAGEI from the coding sequence ATGTCCTTTACCGGGGAAAGCAAAGGTGATAGATTGATTGCTATGAATTGCGGGTGCGCCATACTGGCAGGGGGAAGAAGCGTGCGCATGGGGCGCGACAAGGCAACGGCACAATTCCACGGGGCCCCCCTGGTCAAGGAGGTGTACGACCGGGTGCGGGAAGTGTTCGACGACATCATGGTCGTCTCGTCCGTGCATGGCGCCATTGAAGGCGTCGACGCCCCGCTGGTGAGGGACATCCTCCCCATCCAGAGCCCCATGGTGGGCATCGCAACGGCGCTCATTCATTCCGCCAGGCCCCGTGTCTTTGTGGTTGCCTGCGACATGCCGTTCCTCTCCGTCGAAGCCATACGGTGCATTGTCGCCGAGGCGCGAGGAGAAGACATCACCATCCCCATGGCGGAAGGCTATTACCAGCCTCTTCATGCCATGTACGCGCGGTCCTGCCTCGCCCCCTTGCTGCGTCTCATAGGTTTGAACCAGCTGAAGGTTTCGGGCATCCTCCCCTACGTGTCGGTGAAGACCGTCAGTGACCGCCCCTGTTTCTATACCGAGAAAGGCTCCCTCGTCTTTTCCAATATCAACACCCCGGAGGAGCTCGCCCGCGGCAACGCAGGGGAGATCTGA
- a CDS encoding response regulator: MEKSLLENKHILAVDDEADVLGVLQEEITDACKSCTFDKATTYEEAIKKIDSTHYDIIILDIMGVRGFELLDAATKKGLKVVMLTAHALNSDALKRSFEMKARSYLPKDKLGEIVPFLEDVLRYDFTPGWKRLFEKLDNFFDQQFEPGWKNKISY, encoded by the coding sequence ATGGAGAAATCATTGCTTGAGAATAAGCACATCCTGGCAGTGGACGACGAGGCCGACGTGCTCGGCGTTCTCCAGGAAGAGATAACCGATGCCTGCAAGAGTTGCACCTTCGACAAGGCGACGACCTACGAAGAGGCCATAAAAAAGATCGATTCCACGCATTACGACATCATTATCCTCGACATCATGGGCGTCAGGGGCTTTGAGCTTCTCGATGCCGCAACAAAAAAGGGCCTCAAGGTTGTCATGCTCACCGCCCATGCCCTGAACTCCGATGCGCTCAAGCGCTCTTTCGAGATGAAAGCCCGTTCCTATTTGCCCAAGGACAAGCTTGGTGAGATCGTCCCCTTTCTGGAGGACGTCTTAAGATACGATTTTACCCCCGGGTGGAAGCGACTTTTTGAAAAACTTGATAACTTTTTTGACCAGCAATTCGAGCCCGGCTGGAAAAACAAGATAAGTTATTAG